In Torulaspora globosa chromosome 1, complete sequence, a genomic segment contains:
- the GET3 gene encoding guanine nucleotide exchange factor GET3 (ancestral locus Anc_2.355): protein MDLVSEPNLHSLITSSTHKWVFVGGKGGVGKTTSSCSIAIQMALAQPQKQYLLISTDPAHNLSDAFGEKFGKDARKVTGMNNLSCMEIDPSAALKDMNDMAVSRANQNGGGEDDGLGNLLQGGALADLTGSIPGIDEALSFMEVMKHIRNQEKGEGESYDTVIFDTAPTGHTLRFLQLPNTLSKLLEKFGEITGKLGPMLNSLAGVGNVDIAGKLAQLKENVETIKQQFTNPDLTTFVCVCISEFLSLYETERLIQELMSYDMDVNSIIVNQLLFAEFDKEHNCKRCQARWKMQKKYLDQIDELYEDFHVVKMPLCAGEIRGLKNLQKFSQFLDKEYDPATDGSIIYELEEKN from the coding sequence ATGGATTTAGTCTCTGAGCCAAATTTGCACTCTTTAATCACTTCTTCTACTCACAAATGGGTGTTTGTTGGTGGTAAAGGTGGTGTCGGTAAGACAACTTCGTCATGCTCCATTGCAATCCAGATGGCATTGGCTCAACCGCAGAAGCAGTACCTTTTGATCTCTACAGATCCGGCTCACAACCTAAGTGATGCGTTTGGCGAGAAGTTTGGCAAGGATGCTAGAAAGGTGACGGGCATGAACAACCTGTCCTGTATGGAAATTGATCCTTCTGCTGCCCTCAAGGACATGAATGATATGGCTGTTTCGCGTGCCAACCAAAACGGCGGCGGCGAGGACGATGGTTTGGGTAACTTGCTACAAGGCGGAGCGTTGGCTGACTTAACTGGTTCCATCCCAGGTATCGAcgaagctctttcttttaTGGAGGTCATGAAGCACATCAGAAATCAAGAGAAGGGTGAGGGCGAATCCTACGACActgtcatcttcgataCAGCGCCAACCGGCCATACTTTGAGGTTTCTTCAGTTGCCCAACACTCTGTCCAAGTTGCTAGAGAAATTTGGCGAGATTACAGGGAAGCTGGGGCCTATGTTGAATTCGCTGGCTGGTGTTGGCAACGTGGATATCGCAGGGAAACTAGCCCAGTTGAAAGAAAACGTTGAGACCATTAAGCAACAGTTCACAAATCCGGACTTGACCACTTTCGTTTGCGTCTGCATCAGTGAGTTCTTGTCTCTTTACGAAACGGAGAGACTGATTCAGGAGCTTATGTCCTACGACATGGACGTCAATTCCATCATCGTCAATCAATTGTTGTTTGCAGAGTTTGACAAAGAACACAACTGTAAGAGGTGTCAAGCCAGATGGAAAATGCAGAAAAAATATCTCGATCAGATCGACGAGCTATACGAAGATTTCCACGTTGTTAAGATGCCTTTGTGTGCTGGAGAGATCAGAGGCCTGAAGAATCTGCAAAAATTCTCCCAATTCTTGGACAAAGAATACGATCCTGCCACGGATGGATCCATTATTTACgaactggaagagaaaaacTAA
- the TPP1 gene encoding polynucleotide 3'-phosphatase (ancestral locus Anc_2.360) yields the protein MSHKLTVLPHLIKHTPKVHNPVKGPFNVYAFDLDHTLIEPTSPGARFSRTADDWRFMRFTPGKTTLEKLGDIIQEDPSAHIVIFSNQGGVVAVPPSSKSCTKYTTKIQLILDEISRSENGLNLLGRLWIYASPKRPASSVSVKSKGKIKQSVVRKNTRTKQLKLQNFYKLETEQTEVEDQFVKMRKPEIGMAEEFKKDLSASYESAPQITWCHYCGDAAGRPKDFSDSDKEFAEKLGVLFKLPEDVFI from the coding sequence ATGTCACATAAGCTCACAGTCCTTCCGCATCTCATAAAGCATACCCCCAAAGTTCATAACCCTGTTAAAGGACCGTTTAACGTATACGCATTTGACCTTGACCATACACTGATCGAGCCCACCTCGCCTGGTGCAAGGTTTAGCAGAACTGCTGATGATTGGAGGTTTATGAGGTTCACACCAGGTAAGACCACCTTAGAGAAGCTTGGTGACATAATCCAAGAAGATCCATCAGCACATATTGTCATATTCTCCAACCAGGGCGGCGTCGTAGCAGTCCCGCCGTCCTCCAAGAGTTGCACAAAGTATACTACCAAGATTCAATTGATCCTTGATGAGATTTCGAGATCAGAGAATGGACTAAATCTACTGGGACGACTATGGATATACGCTTCGCCCAAGAGACCGGCATCATCTGTCTCGGTGAAGAGTAAAGGCAAGATTAAGCAGTCAGTGGTGAGGAAGAATACAAGAACCAAGCAGCTCAAGTTACAGAACTTTTATAAACTCGAAACCGAACAGACTGAGGTTGAAGATCAGTTTGtgaagatgaggaaacCAGAAATTGGGATGGCagaagagttcaagaaagaTCTATCAGCTTCCTATGAGTCAGCGCCCCAGATAACATGGTGCCATTACTGTGGTGACGCAGCTGGAAGACCCAAGGACTTTAGCGATTCCGATAAAGAGTTCGCCGAAAAACTGGGTGTACTGTTCAAACTACCAGAAGATGTGTTCATTTGA
- the RPN6 gene encoding proteasome regulatory particle lid subunit RPN6 (ancestral locus Anc_2.361) → MSQLERARELVNNKEYAEAEKAYLELLNDTENASSSKRKNELESCLIELGHLYVTTNDKAKLREYIPNTTGYMMQFAKSKTAKVLKALIEDFEQVPDSYDDQIYVCQKSIDFAKKEKRVFLQHSLSIKLATLYYLKKQYKDSLDLNKELLREFKKLDDKPSLVDVHLLDSKVYHKLRNLAKAKASLTAARTAANSIYCPTATVAELDLMSGILHCEDKDYKTAFSYFYESFENFHNLSTHTSYEKACTVLKYMLLSKIMLNLIDEVKTILNAKYTKETYQSRGIDAMKEVAKAYNSRSLLDFNAAMRQYKEEIMGDELIRSHFNALYDTLLESNLCKIIEPFECVEVSHISNMIGLDPQQIEGKLSQMILDKVFFGVLDQGNGWLYIYDTPHQDATYDCALELIGQLDTVVDQLYEKASVLY, encoded by the coding sequence ATGTCCCAATTAGAGAGAGCAAGGGAATTGGTCAACAACAAGGAATATGCGGAGGCAGAGAAGGCTTATTTGGAGCTGTTGAATGACACCGAGAATGCAAGTTCCAGTAAGCGTAAAAACGAACTCGAAAGCTGCCTGATCGAGTTGGGACACTTGTACGTGACTACGAATGATAAAGCTAAGTTGCGCGAGTATATTCCAAACACCACGGGTTATATGATGCAATTTGCGAAGTCTAAGACTGCAAAGGTGTTGAAAGCTTTGATCGAGGATTTTGAACAGGTGCCTGACTCTTACGATGACCAGATTTATGTTTGCCAAAAGAGCATTgattttgccaagaaggagaaaagaGTGTTTCTGCAACATTCGCTGTCTATCAAGCTGGCAACATTGTATTATCTCAAGAAACAGTACAAGGACTCGCTGGATCTGAATAAGGAATTGCTGAGggagttcaagaaactCGACGATAAGCCTTCTTTGGTGGATGTGCATTTACTCGATAGCAAAGTTTACCACAAGCTGAGAAACCTGGCGAAGGCTAAGGCTTCGCTGACGGCTGCAAGAACTGCAGCAAATTCTATCTACTGCCCCACTGCCACCGTTGCAGAGCTGGACCTGATGAGTGGGATACTACATTGTGAGGACAAGGACTATAAGACGGCATTTTCGTACTTTTACGAAAGTTTCGAGAACTTCCACAATTTGTCTACACATACTTCCTACGAGAAAGCCTGTACTGTCTTGAAATACATGCTTCTTTCGAAAATCATGTTGAACTTGATAGATGAGGTGAAGACGATACTGAATGCCAAGTACACAAAGGAGACATATCAGTCTCGTGGAATCGATGCGATGAAGGAAGTCGCAAAGGCATACAACAGTAGATCCCTGCTGGACTTCAATGCGGCCATGAGACAGTACAAAGAGGAAATAATGGGCGACGAACTGATCAGATCTCACTTTAATGCATTGTACGACACATTACTGGAATCGAATTTATGTAAGATCATCGAGCCATTTGAGTGTGTCGAGGTCTCGCACATCTCTAACATGATTGGCCTCGATCCACAGCAGATTGAAGGTAAGCTTTCCCAAATGATATTGGATAAGGTATTTTTCGGCGTCCTAGACCAAGGCAATGGTTGGCTATACATTTATGACACACCTCATCAAGATGCCACTTATGATTGTGCATTGGAACTTATCGGGCAGCTGGACACAGTTGTCGATCAACTGTACGAGAAAGCCAGTGTTTTGTACTAA
- the BUG1 gene encoding Bug1p (ancestral locus Anc_2.356), with protein MSEEDDKRAKQLEEARKRVEELKKRNKKDKKKKKQTKETEKASESKTGSLEIAEESSKEPEVTEEENVVEASTEEVPQSQDDTAAQSAGEKLESNSQKPKGESPSNDTSQLFSDEDEKESDFMTTIQKQNEEEEIRRLQAELDAKASECKTLKFVNMEQETTIEELEAEVKRLLEQVAASQQELSDTAEKLRETETRLAAAEQLASNAEPSRLHLSQFSTVGPVGSTEESTQHHVSSHVMNIDREALDRWRNWNVDMSSWRSIGAGPIVEF; from the coding sequence ATGTCAGAGGAGGATGATAAGAGAGCTaagcagctggaagagGCCAGAAAGAGGGTagaagaactgaagaagaggaataagaaggataagaagaagaagaagcagacTAAGGAAACAGAAAAGGCAAGTGAATCAAAAACTGGTTCTCTTGAGATAGCAGAAGAATCATCTAAAGAACCGGAGGTCACTGAGGAGGAGAATGTGGTAGAAGCTTCAACAGAAGAGGTTCCCCAGAGCCAGGACGACACTGCAGCACAGTCTGCAGGCGAAAAGTTGGAATCAAATAGTCAAAAACCGAAGGGTGAGAGCCCCTCCAATGATACTAGTCAGCTGTTTtctgacgaagatgagaaagaaTCCGATTTCATGACTACTATCCAGAAACAgaatgaggaagaagagattaGGAGACTTCAAGCGGAGCTGGATGCGAAAGCATCAGAATGCAAAACACTCAAGTTTGTTAACATGGAGCAAGAGACTACGATagaagaactggaagcCGAAGTGAAGCGGTTGCTGGAGCAAGTCGCAGCCAGTCAGCAGGAATTGAGCGACACGGCAGAAAAACTAAGGGAAACCGAAACACGATTGGCTGCTGCCGAGCAGCTTGCATCCAATGCTGAGCCGTCACGTCTGCATCTATCTCAGTTTAGTACGGTCGGTCCCGTGGGTTCCACTGAAGAGAGTACACAGCATCATGTCTCGTCTCACGTAATGAACATTGACCGGGAAGCATTAGACAGATGGCGCAATTGGAACGTCGACATGTCTTCTTGGAGAAGCATAGGAGCAGGTCCCATCGTCGAATTCTGA
- the AIM36 gene encoding Aim36p (ancestral locus Anc_2.358) gives MLCLRNIVKYRTRLSSRNLPSCLGGTAIYNGVGIRSYASPTAGKKTEDAPSFKKIFLVAILGTLVFMQTANSLDKNKPKTSYSEEEFENVMSGLKRRVSLFPAGALEVKLIPRTSEEILKKVREGSEIVIEPKEVVEYFRGQKDGTYEALLEEVKSKHGADYFEKLPNGMLVMLIGKYMKEKCRTNDRVIIADFPHSIADAIKFENDVCTVSKVVTDKANANSEVCQYYETVRKVQQV, from the coding sequence ATGCTATGCCTACGAAATATAGTGAAGTATAGGACTAGACTCTCGAGCCGGAATTTACCCTCTTGTCTTGGAGGCACTGCGATCTATAATGGTGTAGGAATCCGCAGTTACGCATCACCAACAGCTGGGAAGAAAACAGAAGACGCCCCAAGCTTTAAGAAGATATTTCTGGTTGCGATCCTTGGAACTTTGGTGTTTATGCAAACAGCTAACTCCTTGGACAAGAATAAGCCCAAAACTTCGTATTCTGAGGAGGAGTTTGAAAATGTTATGAGTGgtttgaagagaagagtGAGCCTGTTTCCTGCCGGGGCACTAGAAGTGAAATTGATACCCAGAACGAGTGAggaaattttgaagaaggtgcGGGAGGGTTCCGAAATCGTTATTGAGCCCAAGGAAGTAGTTGAGTATTTCAGAGGCCAGAAAGACGGGACGTACGAGGCACTGCTCGAGGAAGTGAAATCCAAACATGGAGCTGATTATTTCGAAAAATTGCCCAACGGGATGCTTGTGATGTTGATTGGGAAATACATGAAGGAGAAGTGCCGGACGAATGACCGAGTGATTATCGCAGATTTTCCTCACAGCATTGCAGACGCCATCAAGTTTGAAAACGATGTATGCACTGTGTCCAAAGTGGTCACAGATAAGGCTAACGCAAACTCAGAAGTGTGTCAGTATTACGAAACAGTCCGCAAAGTCCAGCAGGTCTGA
- the SNU23 gene encoding U4/U6-U5 snRNP complex subunit SNU23 (ancestral locus Anc_2.359) has product MSESYGRRTWDREEYAKLAKEGQKSYQESLKSSLTDDQLRLLKAKYTDHRSLMETSMKGLNQKVLATGVSSYKKGRQFGFYCELCNLTFKDNLQYIDHLNHKTHQIKFEAIFDEPIVLDVRGNDDVSVQELEEQYQALVKQFVKENRSREVKESRPRKKRIQQKPEQSPPSLIAQTMGFASFGSVKK; this is encoded by the coding sequence ATGAGTGAGAGCTACGGTAGGCGAACGTGGGATAGAGAGGAATATGCGAAGCTGGCCAAAGAGGGCCAGAAAAGCTATCAAGAGTCGctgaaaagctctttgacaGACGATCAATTGCGACTATTGAAAGCCAAGTACACGGATCACAGATCCCTAATGGAAACCTCCATGAAGGGGCTGAACCAAAAGGTGTTGGCAACTGGGGTCAGCTCTTATAAGAAAGGCAGGCAATTTGGGTTTTACTGTGAGCTTTGCAACTTAACTTTCAAGGATAACCTACAATACATCGATCATTTGAATCACAAGACGCACCAAATCAAATTTGAAGCCATATTCGACGAGCCAATAGTCCTTGACGTGCGAGGTAACGATGATGTAAGTGTGcaagagcttgaagaacagtATCAGGCCCTTGTTAAACAATTTGTGAAAGAAAACCGCAGTAGAGAGGTGAAAGAGAGCAGGCCTCGTAAGAAACGCATTCAGCAAAAGCCAGAACAGTCTCCTCCCAGTCTGATAGCACAGACCATGGGTTTCGCTTCCTTCGGAAGCGTCAAGAAATGA
- the CVM1 gene encoding Cvm1p (ancestral locus Anc_2.353) produces MNEEPSVTEGQAGWRLWWNSRGIKTQQQDCPNQDAHDTTNTEVASSNAAGVTETALNNTQDVKNESHNADQTADNKSWYANLMSKVSSIGLGNHEDAFIIEAGIHYSQLNEVQLRRVKEDSLQKVARRANSWCWFEDLTAINDNSKSWLQRSGLISVQGTSSEHCPFPLEHYPAITATGYEVYLQDSLIMPSRSPLDILHTQSLKSKVAAAVKSYYNFPSEKHLYLKENTDGLLRSKNVLIISVVGSLPDKYEKFSLGEQRSAYYLARKLAQSVDHEVPSAISSLSFECPLDSKELDTVLKETIALLDNWKDIFKDVSSIFFIGVYHSVPLVISLAQYILKNHDVLGFAASIPVGLLAIESILQGYRFWDHSTDAINSDERSYQKIQQAREKQLFQGVGKEEKEILLKHRHYRKLDSEESKLVQKNLDWLLYNWDSFRLNFCGKIYDNFMTASQKLAIDYVHPKILRNLWCDGRHLGCDLKHPDKWDIPDVDIKTPKFECTIRIPGNRAFEITLLNCLLLALNLGYTEFVPIMKLLSPFFISRSFNENTMSPSLKKQKLSEMKTWLQEIDAKSRPDTEGPHDELPKSVSTVHKFMEFALYHNSRSPEVLKVHSEIYDDDTVYSAFIENTIKTRSPLIKKHLRLLDDHSAPQSILNAVNQFDLVWKFHEFISDYAKLRNLPHQEHPEGLNFSISLGYSLWQQSYADPTMFQRNNQEAICRLKQIWESYQDWDPPTRGLKQLKNILSVLSLYNEFSHLLQDITGK; encoded by the coding sequence ATGAATGAGGAACCTAGCGTTACGGAAGGACAAGCTGGTTGGAGATTATGGTGGAACTCTCGTGGCATTAAAACACAGCAACAGGACTGCCCGAATCAAGACGCTCATGACACTACCAATACAGAGGTAGCAAGTTCAAATGCAGCAGGAGTAACTGAAACGGCTTTAAACAATACGCAGGACGTGAAGAACGAATCTCATAATGCAGATCAAACGGCGGATAACAAGAGCTGGTATGCTAATCTAATGTCTaaggtttcttcaatcgGTCTTGGAAACCATGAAGATGCCTTTATCATTGAGGCTGGAATACATTACTCTCAGCTCAATGAGGTACAACTGAGGCGTGTGAAAGAGGATTCCTTGCAGAAAGTAGCACGACGTGCCAATTCGTGGTGCTGGTTCGAAGACCTCACGGCAATAAACGATAATTCAAAATCATGGCTTCAAAGATCGGGTCTGATAAGTGTCCAGGGCACAAGCTCCGAGCATTGCCCGTTTCCTCTGGAACATTATCCTGCAATAACCGCCACGGGATATGAGGtttatcttcaagattctttgaTTATGCCATCACGATCACCTCTTGACATTCTGCATACTCAATCGCTGAAGAGCAAAGTGGCCGCAGCGGTCAAGAGCTATTACAATTTTCCAAGTGAGAAACATCTTTATCTGAAAGAAAACACCGATGGCCTTCTACGCAGTAAGAACGTTCTCATTATATCAGTTGTTGGTAGCCTCCCGGACAAGTACGAAAAGTTTTCTCTGGGAGAGCAGCGCTCTGCATACTATCTTGCAAGAAAATTGGCACAATCGGTGGATCATGAAGTACCATCAGCTATATCTTCGCTTTCTTTTGAATGTCCACTTGATAGCAAGGAGTTAGATAccgttttgaaggaaactATCGCACTCTTGGATAACTGGAAAGATATCTTTAAAGATGTATCATCCATATTCTTTATTGGCGTGTACCATAGTGTCCCTCTGGTCATATCATTAGCCCAATATATCTTAAAAAATCATGATGTTCTGGGTTTTGCAGCTTCCATTCCTGTTGGTTTATTAGCAATTGAGTCCATCTTGCAGGGTTATAGATTTTGGGACCATAGCACTGATGCAATCAATAGCGATGAAAGAAGCTACCAAAAGATACAGCAGGCGAGAGAAAAGCAGCTATTTCAAGGTGTGggaaaagaggaaaaggaaATTTTGCTGAAGCACCGACATTACAGGAAATTGGACTCTGAAGAATCAAAATTGGTTCAGAAAAACCTGGATTGGTTGCTTTATAACTGGGATTCTTTTAGATTGAATTTTTGTGGAAAAATATATGACAACTTTATGACGGCATCCCAAAAGTTGGCGATCGATTATGTCCATCCCAAAATATTGAGAAACCTGTGGTGCGACGGTAGACACCTGGGCTGCGACTTGAAGCATCCAGATAAATGGGATATACCTGACGTTGATATCAAGACGCCAAAATTCGAATGTACAATCAGAATCCCCGGAAATCGGGCTTTTGAGATTACGTTGTTGAATTGTCTACTGTTGGCGCTGAACCTGGGATACACTGAATTTGTCCCAATAATGAAGCTGCTCAGTCCTTTTTTCATATCAAGATCGTTCAACGAGAACACTATGTCACCGAGTCTCAAGAAACAGAAGCTAAGCGAAATGAAAACCTGGCTGCAAGAGATAGATGCGAAATCGCGACCCGATACTGAAGGGCCCCACGATGAGCTCCCGAAGAGCGTTTCTACTGTCCACAAGTTCATGGAGTTTGCTCTCTACCATAACAGCAGAAGTCCTgaagtcttgaaagttCACTCCGAGATCTACGACGACGATACGGTGTACAGTGCTTTCATCGAGAACACAATCAAAACCCGATCGCCCCTGATAAAGAAGCACCTACGGCTGCTAGATGACCATTCAGCGCCGCAAAGTATACTCAACGCGGTCAATCAATTCGATCTGGTATGGAAGTTTCACGAATTCATCTCGGACTACGCTAAGCTACGCAATCTACCGCATCAGGAGCACCCAGAGGGACTGAACTTCAGCATATCGCTCGGCTACTCCCTTTGGCAGCAGTCGTATGCCGATCCAACCATGTTTCAGAGAAACAATCAAGAGGCGATCTGCCGATTAAAGCAGATCTGGGAGAGCTATCAAGATTGGGACCCTCCAACTAGAGGCTTGAaacagctgaagaacattCTAAGTGTGCTGTCGCTCTACAACGAATTCTCACATCTTTTGCAAGATATAACAGGTAAATAG
- the MRPS8 gene encoding mitochondrial 37S ribosomal protein uS8m (ancestral locus Anc_2.357), protein MSLVKLANTCAHIQNCSRVRTSLTSIPYTRLHLQFAYNLYRHGFISSLQKGSTKGPDEVPVEVTPDNISTRRLWIGLKYRENKPILSSCRLISKPSTRVYLSHNDMRKLCSGITVRLIKPLQPGELMLVRTKESVVDINEAVAKKLDGEVLCRVK, encoded by the coding sequence ATGTCGTTGGTTAAACTGGCTAATACCTGTGCTCACATCCAGAATTGTTCGCGAGTGAGAACTAGCCTTACTTCGATTCCTTACACTCGTCTGCACCTGCAGTTTGCATACAACTTGTACAGACATGGATTCATATCATCACTGCAGAAAGGCTCTACAAAAGGTCCAGATGAAGTTCCTGTAGAGGTTACACCTGATAATATATCGACGAGAAGACTATGGATCGGGTTGAAATACAGAGAGAACAAACCGATTTTGAGCTCTTGCCGCTTGATATCGAAACCTAGCACAAGAGTTTATCTGTCTCACAACGACATGAGGAAGCTCTGTTCTGGCATTACCGTGAGGCTGATTAAGCCGCTACAACCGGGCGAGCTGATGCTGGTTAGAACGAAGGAATCTGTCGTGGACATCAACGAAGCAGTTGCGAAGAAACTGGATGGAGAAGTTCTATGCAGAGTCAAATGA
- the ATG16 gene encoding Atg16p (ancestral locus Anc_2.354): MDELLIERLQERDETESRFSELFEEVVLSSKGIAKKSSSEDSLRRAVSQLRKELGDKDAEIRKLKEVINVRNKDFEKLNDEIISLTIENNLTNRRFTELEAEHNKLVKRWVAKVQQEVDRLNAGFG, from the coding sequence ATGGATGAACTGTTGATTGAGAGGCTTCAGGAGCGTGATGAGACTGAAAGCCGGTTCAGCGAATTGTTTGAGGAAGTGGTTCTGAGTAGTAAAGGGATCGCTAAAAAGAGTTCATCAGAGGACTCACTTAGACGGGCAGTTAGCCAATTGCGCAAGGAACTGGGAGACAAGGATGCTGAGAtaagaaagctgaaagaggtGATCAACGTTAGGAACAAAGATTTCGAGAAGCTCAACGACGAAATCATCAGCTTGACCATCGAAAACAACCTGACAAATAGAAGGTTCACAGAGCTCGAAGCTGAACACAATAAGCTGGTCAAAAGATGGGTTGCGAAAGTGCAACAAGAGGTGGATCGACTAAACGCAGGCTTTGGATAG